One Pseudochaenichthys georgianus chromosome 7, fPseGeo1.2, whole genome shotgun sequence DNA segment encodes these proteins:
- the LOC117449644 gene encoding acylamino-acid-releasing enzyme, which produces MEPSLVTGLYGEVSGLPAPVSAQVSEEQLPEVRTFTVTAEWSQSDLVRGSRLRYSQQWTLIADSNHHKSIRTVLPPRPCAPVAGELVSAISPIRGQRAVVRETSGHQLLEIWNHHGLRKCLNLTALKKHGRVYEDVQFGCLSWSECEKKLLYVAEKNKNTHDGESACRKDRSVYCEDWGEALNNKSVPVIFVLNLQNGSVSELQGVPPDVSPGQALWAPGSQSVVFVGWYHEPFRLGLRFCSNRRSAIFKLDLDGNCECVSGSDLSVSCPRLSPDGSTIVYLQGRVFGPHNQCLSLQQLDLRSRKSSTLLEVVNRPLTGEFAGVYEALPPCCWSADSQRVVFSSARRNWKDLYMVDRQSNKVTSLSDSLPDLSKVFGSWKLLTVQKDLMVVCCSSPNTPPTLRVGFLPSAGEAVTWQTLQQPVMTFDLHWTVLDVTPPPEEDNTQYSGLDFGAVLVKPTRRLHETKIPLVVFIHGGPHSQFPAEWNSTTAGLAQLGFAVLMVNYRGSTGFGQDSILSLIGNIGTQDVKDVQRAVLTALQSDITLDPKRLAVIGGSHGGFLSCHLVGQYPEFYRACAARNPVINAATLLGTSDIVDWRYSSVGLQYSYDQIPTAEALAAMLEKSPITHAAQIKAPVLLMLGGKDRRVSPHQGLELYKALKSRASPVRLLWFPEDGHSLSRVDTQADCFLNTVLWLHQHL; this is translated from the exons AGTGGAGTCAGAGCGACCTGGTCCGAGGCTCCAGACTTCGCTACTCGCAGCAGTGGACTCTGATCGCAGACAGCAACCACCacaagagcatcaggactgtccTCCCTCCACGACCCTGTGCACCTGTGGCTGGAGA GTTAGTGAGTGCTATCTCTCCCATTCGAGGCCAGAGGGCTGTTGTCAGGGAAACAAGCGGCCACCAGCTCCTCGAG ATATGGAACCACCACGGCCTCAGGAAGTGCCTCAACCTGACAGCTCTCAAAAAACACGGCAGAGTGTACGAAGATG TGCAGTTTGGCTGTCTTTCCTGGTCGGAGTGTGAAAAAAAACTGCTGTATGTAGCTGAGAAGAACAAGAACACACATGATGGAGAATCTGCATGCAGAAag GACAGGAGTGTGTACTGTGAAGACTGGGGCGAGGCTTTAAACAATAAGAGCGTTCCGGTGATATTCGTGTTGAATCTACAGAATGGCTCCGTCAGCGAGCTACAGGGCGTCCCCCCTGATGTGTCCCCTGGACAG GCTCTGTGGGCTCCCGGCAGTCAGTCTGTGGTGTTTGTGGGTTGGTACCACGAGCCCTTCAGACTTGGACTGAGGTTCTGCTCCAACCGCAG GTCAGCGATATTCAAGCTCGACCTGGATGGAAACTGTG AGTGTGTGTCGGGGTCCGACCTCTCGGTGTCCTGTCCCCGGCTGAGTCCTGACGGCTCTACCATCGTCTACTTGCAGGGCCGAGTGTTCGGCCCCCACAACCAGTGCCTTAGTCTGCAGCAG TTGGACCTGAGGAGCAGGAAGTCATCCACACTGCTGGAGGTTGTCAACAGACCACTGACTG GTGAGTTTGCAGGTGTGTATGAGGCTCTGCCCCCCTGCTGCTGGTCTGCCGACAGTCAGAGAGTGGTGTTCAGCAGCGCCCGCAGGAACTGGAAG GATCTCTATATGGTGGACAGACAATCAAATAAAGTTACCTCCCTCTCTGATA GTCTTCCTGATCTTTCCAAAGTGTTCGGCAGTTGGAAGCTGCTGACAGTACAGAAGGACCTGATGGTTGTCTGCTGTTCCAGCCCCAACACACCCCCCACTCTG aggGTGGGTTTCCTCCCCTCAGCAGGTGAGGCTGTGACCTGGCAAACCCTGCAGCAGCCCGTCATGACCTTTGACCTCCACTGGACTGTACTAGATGTTACACCTCCACCAGAGGAGGACAACACACAGTACT CTGGTTTAGACTTTGGGGCTGTTTTGGTTAAACCCACTCGTCGCCTACATGAAACCAAGATACCTCTGGTCGTCTTCATCCACG GTGGCCCCCACTCACAGTTCCCAGCTGAGTGGAACAGCACCACAGCTGGACTGGCTCAGCTCGGCTTCGCTGTGCTCAtgg TGAACTACCGGGGATCCACAGGGTTCGGACAGGATAGCATTTTGTCCCTGATCGGCAATATCGGAACGCAGGATGTAAAGGATGTGCAG AGGGCCGTGCTCACAGCGCTGCAGAGTGACATCACCCTCGACCCCAAACGACTGGCTGTGATTGGTGGATCTCACGGAGGTTTCCTCTCTTGTCATCTGGTGGGTCAGTACCCAGAGTTCTACAGGGCGTGTGCGGCCAGGAACCCTGTCATTAATGCTGCCACCTTATTGGGCACCAGTGACATAGTGGACTG GCGTTACAGCAGTGTGGGGCTTCAGTACTCGTATGACCAGATCCCCACTGCTGAAGCCCTGGCTGCCATGTTGGAGAAGTCCCCCATCACACATGCTGCTcag attaaggCTCCAGTGTTGTTGATGCTGGGGGGCAAAGACAGAAGAGTGTCCCCTCATCAGGGGCTGGAGCTCTACAAAGCGCTGAAGAGCAGAGCTTCACCTGTCAG ATTGTTGTGGTTTCCAGAAGACGGACACTCTCTGTCTAGAGTGGACACACAGGCCGACTGCTTCCTCAACACAGTGCTGTGGCTGCACCAGCATCTCTGA